In Deinococcus psychrotolerans, a genomic segment contains:
- a CDS encoding YkvA family protein, with protein sequence MNQPRLTARRSLSPLGRFRAVWRDALALLLSLTDKRTGGQAKLIAALALLYAISPIDLIPDGIPVLGVTDDLLIVPAVLAFAARNLPAPVLYQARGKVNRLPRIWPYVLGAVLGVVALFYGLAWVLARN encoded by the coding sequence GTGAACCAACCTCGCCTGACCGCCCGCCGCTCCCTATCCCCGCTGGGCCGTTTCCGCGCCGTGTGGCGAGACGCGCTGGCGCTGCTGCTCTCGCTGACCGACAAGCGCACTGGTGGCCAAGCCAAACTGATCGCGGCGCTGGCCCTGCTCTACGCCATCAGCCCGATTGACCTGATTCCCGATGGTATTCCGGTGCTGGGCGTCACCGATGACCTGCTGATCGTTCCGGCGGTGCTGGCCTTCGCTGCACGTAACTTGCCCGCGCCAGTGCTGTATCAGGCCAGAGGCAAAGTGAACCGGCTGCCTCGTATCTGGCCTTACGTCCTTGGCGCTGTGCTGGGAGTGGTGGCACTGTTCTACGGCTTAGCGTGGGTGCTGGCTAGAAACTAG
- a CDS encoding ferredoxin: MTHIITSPCIGVKDQACTEVCPVECIYDGGDQYLIHPDECIDCGACVPACPVSAIFPEEDVPDGETAFIAKNHEFFGL, from the coding sequence ATGACCCATATCATCACCAGCCCCTGCATCGGTGTCAAAGACCAAGCCTGCACCGAAGTCTGCCCCGTGGAGTGCATCTACGACGGCGGCGACCAGTACCTGATTCACCCCGACGAGTGCATCGACTGCGGCGCGTGCGTCCCGGCTTGCCCCGTCAGCGCCATTTTCCCCGAAGAAGACGTGCCGGACGGCGAAACCGCCTTCATCGCCAAGAACCACGAGTTTTTCGGGCTGTAA
- a CDS encoding phosphotransferase enzyme family protein has product MTAPPFDLAPLMALYGLLHAQISVLQHVGDLVMKVETVGQRYSLRVLTADSDETRLKLELAWLSALARDTELNIPLPLHNVDGCLITYWTPPHETAARACVLSNWIEGERASRQMGIPLAKQLGHLTAQLHQHARHHPQLWQHYTGQRWDAERFYGPNSWWARQAPRDLGEHHQALIPAVSALKAALARLAETPEQFGLIHADLHFGNLISGPLGLGVIDFAEAAPGYFAFDLALTAGELMDYPGGEQYVEAFYAAYQQAAAPYTGPLTEVEVFGVATGLAFLAWVYGLPEGPKRQDKLRWVPNLISKLRDFGNS; this is encoded by the coding sequence ATGACTGCGCCGCCCTTTGATCTCGCCCCACTTATGGCCCTCTACGGTCTGTTACATGCCCAAATCAGCGTCTTGCAACACGTCGGTGATCTGGTGATGAAAGTCGAAACGGTGGGCCAACGCTACAGCTTGCGCGTCCTCACGGCTGACAGTGATGAGACACGGCTAAAACTGGAATTGGCGTGGCTGAGCGCTTTGGCCCGCGATACGGAGCTGAATATTCCCTTGCCGCTGCACAATGTGGATGGCTGCCTGATCACGTACTGGACACCGCCCCACGAAACAGCGGCGCGGGCCTGCGTGCTGTCAAACTGGATTGAAGGCGAGCGGGCCAGCCGGCAGATGGGAATACCGCTCGCAAAGCAGCTCGGCCACCTCACAGCGCAGCTCCACCAACACGCCCGGCACCATCCCCAATTGTGGCAACACTACACGGGCCAGCGCTGGGACGCCGAGCGCTTTTACGGCCCAAATTCGTGGTGGGCGCGGCAAGCCCCACGCGATCTGGGGGAACACCACCAGGCGCTCATACCTGCCGTCAGCGCTTTGAAAGCGGCTTTAGCGCGGTTGGCTGAGACGCCCGAACAATTCGGCCTGATTCACGCTGACTTGCATTTTGGCAACCTCATCAGCGGCCCGCTCGGGCTGGGCGTGATTGACTTTGCTGAGGCTGCGCCGGGTTATTTCGCCTTTGACTTGGCGCTCACGGCAGGCGAACTGATGGATTATCCCGGAGGTGAGCAGTACGTCGAGGCCTTTTATGCCGCTTACCAGCAGGCCGCTGCCCCATACACCGGGCCGCTGACCGAGGTGGAAGTCTTTGGGGTGGCGACGGGCCTGGCGTTTCTGGCCTGGGTGTACGGATTGCCCGAAGGCCCGAAGCGGCAAGACAAATTGCGCTGGGTGCCTAACCTGATCTCCAAATTGCGAGATTTCGGGAACTCCTAA
- a CDS encoding VF530 family DNA-binding protein, translated as MTNPNPLHGVTLEHIVTRLADYYGWEELGRRVSIRCFQDNPSVGSSLKFLRKTPWARTKVEELYLYMIRKHRLTFEE; from the coding sequence ATGACCAACCCGAATCCCCTCCACGGCGTTACGCTGGAGCACATTGTCACGCGGCTCGCAGATTACTACGGCTGGGAAGAACTGGGGCGGCGCGTCAGTATCCGCTGCTTTCAGGACAACCCCAGCGTGGGCAGCAGCCTCAAGTTCTTGCGCAAAACCCCCTGGGCCAGAACCAAAGTAGAAGAGCTGTATTTGTACATGATCAGAAAGCACCGATTGACTTTTGAGGAGTGA
- a CDS encoding ABC transporter permease: protein MTLAAPGSRRPLRSIWPVFIWPALLLICLIPGLLNRAVSSLSAGQVPVLDTPLWKLTLWHLGLVLSAEAVVLLIGVPLAVAVTRPGRASLMRLAEALTGLGQTVPTLAILALAVPALGFGIKPTLLGLLLYGLVPVVSNAIAGLLAVDKPTLDAARGMGMTDSQRLMRVELPLSLPILLAGVRTSTVYNVGTATIGAALGASGLGTPIIEGLSQQNTGLVVIGALLAALLALSLDGLLGLVAAEA from the coding sequence GTGACCCTGGCCGCCCCCGGTTCGCGGCGGCCCCTGCGCTCCATCTGGCCGGTTTTCATCTGGCCCGCCTTGCTGCTGATCTGCCTGATTCCGGGTCTGCTCAACCGCGCCGTGTCCTCGCTGTCAGCGGGGCAAGTGCCGGTACTCGATACCCCGCTGTGGAAACTGACCCTCTGGCACCTCGGCTTGGTGCTGAGTGCCGAGGCGGTGGTGCTGCTGATCGGTGTGCCGCTGGCGGTGGCCGTGACCCGTCCGGGCCGCGCCTCGCTGATGCGGCTGGCCGAAGCGCTGACCGGCCTCGGCCAAACCGTGCCGACGCTGGCGATCTTGGCGCTGGCAGTTCCGGCGCTGGGCTTCGGGATCAAGCCAACTTTGCTGGGCCTGCTGCTCTACGGTCTGGTTCCGGTGGTGTCCAATGCCATTGCCGGACTGCTGGCCGTGGACAAACCCACGCTGGACGCCGCACGCGGCATGGGTATGACTGACTCTCAGCGGCTGATGCGGGTCGAATTGCCGCTGAGCTTGCCGATTTTGCTGGCGGGCGTGCGGACATCCACTGTCTACAACGTCGGCACCGCCACCATCGGCGCGGCGCTGGGCGCGAGCGGGCTGGGCACCCCGATTATTGAAGGGCTGTCGCAGCAAAACACGGGCTTGGTGGTGATCGGAGCGCTCTTGGCGGCGTTGTTGGCGCTGAGCTTGGACGGCCTGCTGGGACTGGTGGCCGCCGAGGCGTGA
- a CDS encoding NTP transferase domain-containing protein: MTGQQNVSWNAVVLGGGDPGDAFAAAHEVDVKPLIEVAGRPMGEWVLRALQESGRVARIAYVGPLAGEMAELVNVRVTDRGTLIANLEAGVAALREPGNAPQRRVLVVTADIPMLTGQQVRDVLESAPDSGLVYPVVRKEVCEAAYPDVKRTYARLKDGTFTGGNLFLLDPALIGKFLPRLRAVLDARKQPLKLAGIVGPAFLFKMLLGQLRISELEARVSQILGVQARALITPHAAVGTDVDKEGDLALAEKRLGGGKA, from the coding sequence ATGACTGGTCAGCAAAATGTGAGCTGGAACGCCGTTGTTCTTGGCGGAGGCGATCCCGGCGACGCTTTTGCCGCCGCGCACGAAGTAGACGTCAAACCCCTCATTGAAGTCGCGGGCCGTCCAATGGGGGAGTGGGTTTTGCGGGCGCTGCAGGAATCAGGCCGAGTCGCCCGCATCGCTTACGTGGGGCCGTTGGCGGGCGAGATGGCTGAACTGGTCAACGTGCGCGTGACCGACAGAGGCACCTTGATCGCCAACTTGGAAGCGGGCGTGGCCGCCCTGCGCGAACCCGGCAATGCTCCGCAGCGCCGCGTGTTGGTGGTCACGGCAGACATTCCCATGCTCACTGGCCAGCAAGTGCGGGACGTACTGGAAAGCGCCCCCGATTCGGGGTTGGTCTATCCGGTGGTCAGGAAGGAAGTCTGCGAGGCCGCGTATCCGGACGTGAAACGCACTTATGCCCGGCTCAAAGACGGCACCTTTACCGGCGGCAACCTGTTTCTCCTTGACCCGGCCCTGATCGGCAAATTTTTGCCGCGCCTTCGAGCAGTGCTCGACGCCCGCAAGCAGCCGCTCAAGCTGGCGGGCATCGTCGGCCCCGCTTTTCTGTTCAAGATGCTGCTGGGCCAACTCCGCATCAGCGAACTGGAAGCGCGGGTCAGTCAGATTTTGGGGGTGCAGGCGCGGGCGCTGATTACGCCGCACGCCGCTGTCGGCACTGACGTGGATAAAGAAGGCGACTTGGCGCTGGCTGAGAAACGCCTGGGTGGGGGCAAGGCTTAA
- the odhB gene encoding 2-oxoglutarate dehydrogenase complex dihydrolipoyllysine-residue succinyltransferase, protein MPEIKVPVFSESVSEGTLLSWSKKPGDAVTRGDILAEIETDKVVLEVTALQDGVLESIAKQEGDTVLSEEVLGVLGEAGSAPAPAADPESGPIAGETSAGGTASQPDSQPSGQVAGTLGGTGTLPPAVRKIVAENNLDAAQIQGTGPKGNITKQDAALASQGGGTDQGPQSAAEPASARVSEAKAPAASAPVPSGPRAEQRVPMTRIRQRIAERLKEVQNTAAILTTFNEVNMQPSMDLRKKYQDQFVAKHGVKLGFMSLFVRAATEALRAFPNVNASIDGKDIIYHGFYDLGIAVASERGLVVPILRDTDAMNLADIEKAIAAFAAKAKAGKLTMDDMSGGTFSITNGGTFGSMMSTPIINQPQSAILGMHNIIERPIAQNGQVVIAPMMYLALSYDHRIIDGKEAVQFLVLIKNLLEDPARMLLDL, encoded by the coding sequence ATGCCCGAGATCAAAGTTCCCGTTTTTTCCGAATCCGTCAGCGAGGGCACCCTGCTTTCGTGGAGCAAAAAGCCCGGCGACGCGGTGACACGCGGCGATATTCTGGCCGAAATCGAAACCGACAAAGTGGTGCTGGAAGTCACTGCCCTGCAAGACGGCGTGCTGGAGAGTATTGCCAAGCAAGAAGGCGACACCGTGCTGAGTGAGGAAGTCTTGGGCGTGCTGGGCGAAGCGGGGTCGGCTCCTGCGCCTGCCGCCGACCCTGAGTCCGGCCCGATTGCCGGTGAAACGAGCGCGGGTGGCACCGCCAGCCAACCCGATAGCCAACCGAGTGGGCAAGTGGCTGGAACGCTCGGCGGCACCGGCACTTTGCCGCCCGCTGTCCGCAAAATCGTGGCGGAGAACAATCTGGACGCCGCGCAGATTCAGGGCACCGGCCCCAAAGGCAACATCACCAAGCAAGACGCTGCGCTAGCATCGCAGGGCGGCGGCACCGACCAAGGCCCGCAGTCTGCGGCTGAACCCGCTTCGGCACGGGTCAGCGAAGCCAAAGCGCCTGCTGCTTCCGCGCCTGTTCCCAGTGGCCCCCGCGCCGAGCAGCGCGTGCCGATGACCCGCATTCGCCAGCGCATCGCCGAGCGCCTCAAGGAAGTCCAGAACACCGCCGCCATCCTGACCACCTTTAACGAAGTCAACATGCAGCCGAGCATGGATCTGCGTAAAAAGTACCAGGATCAGTTTGTGGCCAAGCACGGCGTCAAACTCGGCTTTATGAGCTTGTTTGTGCGGGCCGCCACCGAAGCGCTGAGGGCCTTCCCCAACGTCAACGCCAGCATCGACGGTAAAGACATCATCTATCACGGCTTTTACGATCTGGGCATCGCGGTGGCCTCTGAGCGCGGCTTGGTCGTGCCGATCTTGCGCGACACCGACGCCATGAACCTCGCCGACATCGAAAAAGCCATCGCTGCTTTTGCCGCCAAAGCCAAAGCCGGCAAGCTGACGATGGACGACATGTCAGGCGGAACGTTTAGCATCACCAACGGCGGGACGTTTGGCAGCATGATGAGTACCCCGATCATCAACCAGCCGCAGAGCGCCATTTTGGGAATGCACAACATCATCGAGCGCCCGATTGCCCAAAATGGCCAAGTGGTAATCGCCCCGATGATGTATCTGGCCCTCAGCTACGATCACCGGATCATTGACGGCAAAGAAGCGGTGCAGTTCTTGGTGCTGATCAAGAACTTGCTGGAAGACCCGGCCCGGATGCTGCTGGATTTGTAG